In Pristis pectinata isolate sPriPec2 chromosome 11, sPriPec2.1.pri, whole genome shotgun sequence, the following proteins share a genomic window:
- the rab20 gene encoding ras-related protein Rab-20 isoform X2 — protein sequence MMKPDGKVVILGDVNVGREQFHGLGSMYCRGAAAVILTYDVTNRQSLWELEDRFLALTDSALPGCIFAVAGNKWDLTEECAQAEGEACPRAQRQVRREDAIHLYNQLLRYRMLEEGALPPAHTMCFETSAKSGHNVDLLFETVLETVVSGMASKPKEPSQTVDLRHSAKPEQSRATCCT from the coding sequence gcCGGGAGCAGTTCCACGGGCTGGGCTCCATGTACTGCAGGGGTGCAGCTGCCGTCATCCTGACCTATGACGTGACGAACCGGCAGAGTCTCTGGGAGCTGGAGGACCGCTTCCTGGCGCTCACCGACTCGGCGCTGCCCGGCTGCATCTTTGCCGTGGCCGGCAACAAGTGGGACCTGACAGAGGAGTGCGCGCAGGCGGAGGGGGAGGCGTGCCCCCGAGCACAGaggcaggtgaggagggaggacgCTATCCACCTGTACAACCAGCTGCTCAGGTACCGCATGCTGGAGGAGGGGGCGCTGCCTCCTGCCCACACCATGTGCTTCGAAACCAGCGCCAAGTCCGGCCACAATGTGGACCTGCTCTTCGAGACTGTCCTGGAGACGGTGGTGTCTGGAATGGCAAGCAAACCAAAGGAGCCGTCCCAGACTGTGGACCTGAGGCACAGCGCCAAACCGGAGCAGTCCCGGGCGACCTGCTGCACCTAG